One stretch of Narcine bancroftii isolate sNarBan1 chromosome 8, sNarBan1.hap1, whole genome shotgun sequence DNA includes these proteins:
- the LOC138741658 gene encoding large ribosomal subunit protein eL38 codes for MPKTIEEIKDFLLTARRKDAKSVKIKKNKDNVKFKVRCSKYLYTLVITDKEKAEKLKQSLPPGLAVKELK; via the coding sequence ATGCCTAAAACAattgaagaaatcaaagacttctTGCTAACAGCAAGAAGGAAGGATGCAAAATCTGTGAAAATCAAGAAGAACAAAGATAATGTAAAATTTAAAGTTCGGTGCAGTAAATATCTGTACACACTGGTCATCACAGACAAAGAAAAAGCTGAAAAACTCAAACAGTCCCTACCCCCAGGTTTGGCAGTCAAAGAACTGAAGTGA